The Antechinus flavipes isolate AdamAnt ecotype Samford, QLD, Australia chromosome X, AdamAnt_v2, whole genome shotgun sequence DNA window aatgagtcattttaccctgtctgcctcagtttcctcatccgtaaaatgatcTGAGAGAAGGATATGGTaaaccatcccagtatctctgccaaaaaaaccaaaatgggctcacaaagagtcggacatgactgaaaaacaactgaatggaGGATGACCCTAAGGTTTGGAGCCTGGGTGACCAGAAGGAGGGTAGAATCCCATACAGAAATGGGGAACTTTGGGAGAGGGGTGGAGTTAGGGGGAAGAGAATGACTTCGGCGTGGGACGTGTTGAGTTCGAGGTGCTTGGGGGATGCCCAAGTCGAAATGTCTAGCAGGCAGTTAGTGACACAGTCATTGATATAGAAATGGTCAGATCCACGGGAGCTGATGCCTGAAATGTTGCCATCACATAGTCCTTCCTTTTGCAAAAAGCTGTCCCTTGTTAAGATGCACCCTGTCCTTTATGACTccaaaggggaagggggagggatagAGCAGCATTCTACAGTGGAAAGAGCTTCAGATTCTGGCTTTGTCCCTTCCTATGTGAATCATCTTGGCCGAGTCCTTTCCTCTGCGCTGGGCTGATTTATGTCTCTCTTAAAGCGAGGAGGTGAAGTCTAGAGGAATTCGAATCCCCCTTTtagcttgaaatctatgatctGATGACTGTGGGCTCACTGAGGACAAGGGGCTATCTGGGATACCAAAGAGCTTTCTAATCATTCCCACGTTTGCCTGcgtatatttatttatctaggaGGGATGCACAGATAATCATTGTTTTAGTACAATACGTGGCAGGTACTTGATAAAACCTCATCCAGTGTTGATTTTGATtttgtgtgcacatgtgtgtgtgtgtgtgtgggcacGTGTGCACACGTGTGCGTGTGCGTATGTGTGGGCGCGTGTGCAcacgtgtgcatgtgtgtgactctgggtgtGTGTCTAGCAGTATTTCTGTATAAATGCTCCTCTTCCCTATACCCTTTTCTGTGCTCCTCAGCGCCATTCTCCTCATGCCTCTGAAGCCTCCCTCACGGTAAACCCTTGTTACCATTCCAGGGTCAGTCACCCCAACATTGTGGCCCTGGAAGATGTCCATGAGAGCAGCTCCCATCTCTACCTGGCCATGGAACTGTGAGGGGGATGGGGCACTGGGGGGGGTGGCCACCACGGGGGATCAGGAAAGGGGAGCCCCACATGGTGCTGGGCCAAATTCGATttcatattcacaattccaaATTCCTGTGTGTCGGATGCTACGCCGGGAGCAAAAGGGAATCCATCTTTACCTTCGAGTAGCTCCCGTTCTGTTAGAGGGGGATGGGCCACTGCCTGAGGGAGGGGGAAGTCTGAGCCCCCGTGCTCCCTTCTCGCCAGGGTGACAGGGGGGGAACTGTTTGAACGGATCATGGAACGGGGCTCGTACACGGAGAAGGACGCCAGCCACCTGGTGGGGCAGGTCTTGGGAGCCGTCTCCTACTTACACAGCCTGGACATCGTGCACCGGGACTTAAAGGTACCCGAGTCGAAGTACGGGGAGCCCCGCGCTGTCTAGTCTCTGGCCCCTTTCCCCCAGGACAAGCCTCACCCCCCGTCGCCAGATGGAGGCCCCTGTGGCCTATGATTGGGACAACCCTGTCTCAACTTGGGGACCTTTGGAATTTCTTCTCCCAGGTTACCTAGGAATCTTGGGAGGAGGGGCCTTGGACCAGTTTCCCCCAGACCTGGGGCCTGGCTGCCCCCAAATTAGGGCCTGAAGCCTTTCCAGAGTGCTGCTCTTCCTCCCTGCGCCCCCCTCAAGCTTAgggctcctcctcttcctcctgatCCGCGCTTTCTCTTCAGCCCGAGAACCTCCTGTACGCCACCCCCTTTGAGGATTCTAAGATCATGATTTCTGACTTCGGCCTGTCTAAGATCCAGGAAAGCAACGTCTTGGGCACCGCCTGTGGAACCCCGGGCTACGTCGGTGAGGGCCGAGGCATCGGCGGGCGGTACCCGGCGACGTGATGGGTGCCGATGGATTGTCGGGCGGGGAGGGGACTAGAAAAAAGGGAGCGGAGAGGGCCGGCCTGGCTATAAATGCTCGGCTCCCTGCATGCCGAATGGCCACATGTAATGCTCTCCTTGGGCTAGGCCGGGAGAGGGCGGTGCCAAGGGGGTTGCATTTTCTGCCTCCTGAGCTCTGTCTACCTGTGTCTGTGTGCTTGcctatttctctgtgtgtgcGTCCGTTTGTTTTTCTCTGTGGCCTGGTGTCTGGCTCCCAGCCCCTGAACTCCTGGAACAGAAGCCCTATGGGAAAGCTGTAGATGTCTGGGCCCTGGGGGTCATCTCCTATATCCTGTGAGTTACTCGAAATTGGCATTGGTTGTTCTAGCTGTCTGTTACTCAGCTTGGAGGCCCCTTTCAGGGGATGGAGAGGGAATGTCCTACTATCTGACCCTAATCCTTCAAAAGGTGGGGAGTTGGGAGCCCAGACCGAGCCAGAGGATGGGTCAAAGTTTGGGGAGTTGGGAGGTGGGACCTGAACAGGCTGATGGCTCTGCCTTGCCTCCCactgtttctcctttctccttccctttctctctctctccctcctccctttctctctctctccctcctccctttctctttctctccctcctccctttctctctctcctccctttctctctctctctccctcctccctttctctttctctctctcctcctccctttctctctctccccctcctccctttctctctctctccctcccccctttctctctctccctcctccctttctctctctccccctcctccctttctctctctctctccctcctccctttctctctctccccctcctccctttctctctctctccctcccccctttctctctctctcctcctccctttctctctctccccctcctccctttctctctctctccctcccccctttctctctctccctcctccctttctctctctccctcctctctttctctctctcccttctccctttctctctctctccctcctccctctctctccctcctccctgtctccctccttccctctttctctgtctctttctatctctctgtctctgcctctctgtttctttctgtctctcttttcttgcATCCCTTCCCCTCTGTCGCTCTCATTAACCTCCTACCTGATATTTCTCCTGACCCACCCCACACTGACCTACCCTCCATGGTGCCCCCAGTCTGTGTGGCTACCCCCCCTTCTATGACGAGAATGACTCGGAGCTCTTCAGTCAGATCCTGAAAGCCAACTATGAGTTTGACTCCCCATACTGGGACGACATCTCTGAATCGGGTGAGTTTTCTGCGATTCTTGGCCCTGAAGGATAGAGTCCCAGGGCCTTCTTGAGGGGGATGGAAGAGGCTGCTATAGTCAGAGGGTCACTCCCTAACCGGCAGCTTCCTAACTCCCAGCCAAAGATTTCATCCGGCACCTCTTGGAGAGAGACCCTGAGAGGCGGTTCACCTGTGAGCAAGCCTTGCAGCACCTTTGGTGAGCATCTTTGGTAGAGGGGGTGCTCCCCTCTGCCCCCTTTGCCCCCTGACCCTCTGGTTTCCCCTCCTGTCACTAGGATCTCTGGGGACACAGCCCTGGACAAGAACATTCTCAGTTCTGTCAGTGAGCAGATCCAGAAGAATTTTGCCCGAACCCACTGGAAGGTAAGATGGGAAGAGGGCGGGGAGGGTGGCAAGTTCTCCAAGGACATGGCTGGCCTAGACCCAGCTCTCGGTGGGGAGAGTGGGGAGAGCTACCTCCTCTCTGGGCCCCTTAGGTTGAGGGAAGCATCTGCCTTCTGGACAGGtgtgggggtggagggtgggaacAAGATGAGTAATGAGGTCACCCCGAGACAGATCGGGGAGAAGGATGAGGGCAAAGCCAAGGCCTTAACCACCCCGTCACACTCCAGAGGGCAATCAACGCCACATCCTTTCTTCGGCACATCACCAAGATGGGACAGAGCACCGAGGCGGATGGGGATGAGGGCCCCGCTGAGCCCGTCCCTCAGGGAAGGCAGCAGAAAAAGTGATAAGGCCTCCCGTCAAGCGGCCACTCACTCATCAAGGTAGGTTTCCTCAGCTTGCTTGGGGAGTCTGGGGCCCAGTAAGCCACACAAACACTGAGGCCTGTAGGAGGGGAAGGACAAGGAAGGCttctgggagaaggaagaaaaggctgGAGGACGGAGGACGGAGGAGGGAGATCTCCCTTTGAATGTCAGGCTGAGAG harbors:
- the PNCK gene encoding calcium/calmodulin-dependent protein kinase type 1B — encoded protein: MLLGSGWKKRTEDIGKIYDIREKLGAGAFSEVFLAQNLCSKRLVALKCIPKKALRGKEVAVENEIAVLKKVSHPNIVALEDVHESSSHLYLAMELVTGGELFERIMERGSYTEKDASHLVGQVLGAVSYLHSLDIVHRDLKPENLLYATPFEDSKIMISDFGLSKIQESNVLGTACGTPGYVAPELLEQKPYGKAVDVWALGVISYILLCGYPPFYDENDSELFSQILKANYEFDSPYWDDISESAKDFIRHLLERDPERRFTCEQALQHLWISGDTALDKNILSSVSEQIQKNFARTHWKRAINATSFLRHITKMGQSTEADGDEGPAEPVPQGRQQKK